A region of the Bacteroidales bacterium genome:
ACTCCACTAATCAACTAATTAACCAATTTACCAATTCCACACCGCATCACAGCATCACAACCCCTACTTAACGCTTCTAAAAACCTTGTTCCACCTGATCTTACCCCCGAACCAGGATTTATTCGGATCGAGCGAAAGCCAAACAAAAACTGCCTTGCCAACAATGTGGTCGTTCGGCACGAAGCCCCAGAACCTTGAATCGGCTGAATTATGGCGGTTATCGCCCATGAGCCAGTAATAGTCAAGCTTGAATTTGTAATACTCTGTTTCTTCACCATTGATAAAGATGCGGTTGTTGCGAACCTCGAGGTCGTTGAGTTCGTAAGCGGTTATGATTCGCTTGTAGATACTGATGTTTTCAACCGTGATGTTCACGCTATCGCCTGCTTTTGGCATGTAAAGCGGCCCAAAATTATCCATGTTCCAGTTGTAGCGGGCATCGAACGGAAATATGAATTCCTGGCGTTGTCCTGCAGGATGTACAATTTTCTTCACCTCAAGTACTTCAGGGTTATTGGCCAATTCGTCAGCAGCGTGCTGGCTCAGTGTAAGATAGTAATCTCCCGGCCCTGACATCATCACATCTTCGGTAATGTCAAGGCGATCGAGCAAACGGGTACTTAATCTTGCACCATTGGTCTTAACATAGTATTTCGATTGAGAATTGGCAGGGTTGTCTTGTGCAGCACCATTGATATGCACAACCTGGTCAATAATCTGCAACGTATCGCCCGGTAGCGCTATGCAGCGTTTTATATAATTTTCACGCTTGTCAACCGGTCTTGCAACTATCTCACCAAAATTGAATTCATCGGTATGCACGCGTTGCCTTCCATAATCTCTGATCAACGCATAATAGCTCTGGTTCTGA
Encoded here:
- the lepB gene encoding signal peptidase I, which gives rise to MIVEILKCYGLRGLHHQAAGVILPIVVLPWLGSKDKIYTHPSKLPEIKKTVVREWVDAILFAVIAATIIRMFWFEAYTIPTSSMEKSLLVGDFLFVSKISYGPKIPNTPIAFPFVHHTMPLSQNRKSYVEWIKLPFYRFPGLTEVMRGDAVVFNYPDGDTVALKIQNQSYYALIRDYGRQRVHTDEFNFGEIVARPVDKRENYIKRCIALPGDTLQIIDQVVHINGAAQDNPANSQSKYYVKTNGARLSTRLLDRLDITEDVMMSGPGDYYLTLSQHAADELANNPEVLEVKKIVHPAGQRQEFIFPFDARYNWNMDNFGPLYMPKAGDSVNITVENISIYKRIITAYELNDLEVRNNRIFINGEETEYYKFKLDYYWLMGDNRHNSADSRFWGFVPNDHIVGKAVFVWLSLDPNKSWFGGKIRWNKVFRSVK